In Helianthus annuus cultivar XRQ/B chromosome 3, HanXRQr2.0-SUNRISE, whole genome shotgun sequence, a single window of DNA contains:
- the LOC110929791 gene encoding receptor-like protein kinase HSL1, with the protein MKPPSPPPHLLSIFLLLLTSTITSQQFSTNEQTTLLNLKQAWDNPPSLSHWTSTSSPCTWPEILCSNASVTGLDLQSKGLIGYIPPFICDLQNLQILHMHDNFITGEFPRVFYNCTNLIELDISQNMFVGALPDDIHRLSVLKTAEFGGNNFTGDIPPAIGNISSLKSLMLYQNLFNGTIPPAIGNLTDLETLGLAYNEFSDPVIPYEFGKLNSLKVLWMPACNLAGEIPKSLINLVNLELLDLSLNFLEGEIPHELFLLQSLNHMYLYKNNLSGELPAVIQSPNLTQIDISMNRLTGIVPDDIGKLKKLEVLNLYSNQFSGEIPKSIAQIKTLRVFKVFRNSFTGELPMEFGMHSKLEVFEVSDNQFTGNLPVNMCAGGVLTGVIAFSNRLTGELPKTLESCDRANSIQLYDNKFTGEIPSGIWTLSNISSLRLSGNSFSGELPSKVAWNLSRLEISDNKFSGRIPEGISSWGKLNVFKASNNMFSGEIPVDITSLSELTVLYLDGNSLSGELPSEFKSWNSLTVLNLSRNKLSGQIPSSLGSLQDLLELDLSENQLSGQIPSQLGTLRLTSLNLSSNKLTGRIPSSFDNMAYQNSFLNNPDICSDSHISNLQNCHPKNSHSKKFSPKIIAMIVVLSVFVLLAAVLFALFVFRDYQKRKPKRIRTTWKLTSFHKMDFTERNILSCMTEANVIGTGGAGKVYRIAVGPPRGYVAVKRIWSNKKLDQSQENEFTSEVQILGSIRHSNIVKLLCCLSSQNSKLLVYEFLVHQSLDKWLHGKKRKPEPGLVPGFVLDWPRRLQIATGAAQGLCYMHHDCSPPIVHRDVKSSNILLDSEFNAKIADFGLAKILEKPKPGEGGVSSVVGSLGYFAPEYAYTTRINERIDVYSFGVVLLELVTGREPNEGDKDLNLAEWAWKYYGESDSVTGALDPEINGYTEEMSTVFKLGLICTSTLPSSRPSMKDVLEILRRCDPLDQLPEEMKQGREEFDVAPLLKRETYITSYQETEDIF; encoded by the exons atgaaaccaccgtcaccaccaccacaCCTCCTCTCCatcttcctcctcctcctcaCCTCCACCATAACCTCACAACAATTCTCCACCAACGAACAAACAACCTTACTCAACCTCAAGCAAGCCTGGGACAATCCACCCTCATTATCACACTGGACTTCCACCTCATCACCCTGCACCTGGCCGGAGATACTCTGCAGCAACGCCTCCGTCACTGGACTCGACCTTCAGAGCAAAGGACTCATCGGCTACATCCCGCCGTTCATCTGCGACCTCCAAAACCTACAAATCCTACACATGCATGACAATTTCATCACCGGAGAGTTCCCTAGGGTTTTCTACAACTGCACAAACCTAATCGAGCTCGATATCTCGCAAAACATGTTCGTCGGAGCGTTGCCGGACGATATTCACCGGCTATCGGTTCTCAAAACGGCGGAATTCGGCGGTAATAACTTCACCGGAGATATACCTCCGGCGATCGGGAATATATCTTCGCTGAAGTCATTGATGCTATACCAGAATTTGTTCAACGGAACTATACCTCCGGCGATCGGAAACTTAACGGATCTGGAAACGCTCGGGTTAGCGTATAACGAGTTTTCAGATCCGGTGATTCCGTACGAGTTCGGTAAACTGAACAGTTTGAAGGTGTTGTGGATGCCGGCGTGTAATCTCGCCGGTGAAATACCTAAATCGTTGATTAATTTGGTGAATCTGGAGCTCTTAGATCTGAGTTTGAACTTTCTAGAAGGTGAAATTCCTCATGAGTTGTTTCTGTTACAGAGTTTGAATCATATGTATTTGTATAAGAATAATTTATCCGGTGAGCTTCCGGCGGTTATTCAGTCGCCGAATTTGACTCAAATTGATATCTCAATGAACAGATTGACCGGAATTGTTCCGGATGATATCGGAAAGTTGAAGAAACTTGAGGTTTTGAATTTGTATTCTAATCAGTTTTCAGGTGAAATTCCTAAAAGTATTGCTCAAATTAAAACCCTAAGGGTTTTTAAAGTGTTTCGAAACAGTTTCACCGGAGAGTTACCGATGGAGTTTGGGATGCACTCTAAACTTGAAGTGTTTGAGGTGTCTGATAACCAGTTTACCGGAAACTTGCCGGTGAATATGTGTGCTGGTGGTGTTTTGACCGGTGTGATTGCTTTTTCGAACCGTCTCACCGGTGAATTGCCGAAAACATTGGAAAGTTGTGATAGGGCTAACTCAATTCAACTGTATGATAACAAGTTTACTGGTGAGATTCCATCCGGAATCTGGACATTATCGAATATTTCGAGTTTGAGGTTATCTGGAAACTCATTTTCCGGTGAGCTTCCGAGTAAAGTTGCTTGGAATTTGTCTAGATTGGAGATTAGCGACAACAAGTTTTCGGGTCGAATTCCAGAAGGGATATCTTCTTGGGGGAAACTAAATGTGTTTAAAGCTAGTAACAATATGTTTTCTGGTGAAATTCCAGTTGATATCACTAGTTTATCCGAGTTAACCGTGCTTTATCTCGATGGGAATTCGCTTTCGGGTGAGCTTCCGTCGGAGTTTAAGTCGTGGAACTCGCTAACGGTTTTGAATCTTTCCAGAAACAAATTGTCTGGTCAGATTCCGAGTTCACTTGGTTCTTTACAAGATCTTCTTGAACTTGATCTATCCGAAAACCAACTTTCGGGTCAGATTCCATCACAATTGGGCACTCTACGGCTTACGAGTTTGAATCTTTCTTCGAACAAGCTCACCGGAAGAATCCCGTCCTCTTTTGATAACATGGCTTATCAAAACAGTTTTCTTAACAACCCTGACATCTGTTCTGATTCCCATATCTCCAACCTCCAAAACTGTCATCCCAAAAACTCACACTCTAAAAAATTCTCACCAAAAATCATAGCCATGATCGTTGTTTTATCCGTATTTGTTCTACTCGCGGCTGTACTGTTTGCGTTGTTTGTGTTCCGAGACTACCAAAAGAGGAAGCCGAAACGAATTCGCACTACATGGAAACTAACCTCATTCCACAAGATGGATTTCACAGAAAGAAACATTTTGTCATGCATGACTGAAGCCAATGTGATCGGTACTGGTGGTGCAGGGAAAGTGTACCGAATTGCGGTTGGTCCACCACGGGGGTATGTTGCGGTTAAGCGAATTTGGAGCAACAAAAAGCTAGACCAGAGTCAAGAAAATGAGTTCACATCTGAGGTTCAGATATTGGGTTCAATTCGTCATTCAAACATAGTAAAACTACTATGTTGTCTGTCGAGTCAGAACTCGAAGCTTCTGGTTTACGAGTTCCTGGTGCACCAGAGTCTAGACAAATGGCTACATGGGAAGAAGAGAAAACCAGAGCCCGGTTTGGTTCCAGGGTTCGTGCTGGACTGGCCTAGACGGTTGCAGATTGCAACAGGTGCAGCCCAGGGGCTTTGCTACATGCATCACGATTGTTCGCCGCCTATTGTGCATAGAGATGTGAAATCAAGTAATATATTGTTGGATTCAGAATTCAATGCGAAAATTGCTGATTTTGGACTGGCGAAAATTTTGGAAAAGCCGAAGCCTGGTGAGGGTGGCGTGTCTTCCGTAGTTGGCTCATTGGGTTACTTTGCTCCTG AGTATGCTTACACGACAAGAATAAACGAGAGGATAGACGTATACAGTTTTGGTGTGGTACTGCTTGAGCTCGTGACTGGAAGAGAACCTAACGAAGGAGACAAAGATTTGAATCTAGCCGAATGGGCATGGAAATACTACGGAGAAAGTGATTCTGTGACCGGAGCTTTGGATCCAGAGATCAATGGTTACACGGAGGAGATGAGCACTGTGTTCAAATTAGGACTCATTTGCACAAGCACATTGCCTTCAAGCAGGCCATCGATGAAGGATGTTCTCGAGATTCTTCGAAGATGCGATCCACTTGATCAACTCCCGGAGGAGATGAAACAAGGAAGAGAAGAGTTTGATGTTGCGCCTCTTCTCAAGAGAGAAACTTACATCACTAGCTACCAGGAAACTGAGGATATCTTCTAG